In Novipirellula galeiformis, one DNA window encodes the following:
- a CDS encoding M1 family metallopeptidase, which translates to MKNASQAPFTVTRIGCIFACWFIGSGWVNAQFLSNSKHRDATDRFFQIESWLPTPTSIRTASGAPGPNYWQQRADYEIDVHLDDKNQRIRGTATIDYHNQSPHSLSYVWFQLDQNIFKPDSDAVTTSPAPSMHPRASFGVIRSLLARSVFAGGYNIKSVTDGEHNPLAHSIVKTMMRVDLPEPLAPGQSTKLRIKYSYNIVDSKVIRARSGYEFFEKDENYIYEVAQWYPRVVAYTDYAGWQHKQFLGRGEFTLELGDFVVRITLPSDMIVSATGELQNRDEVLDPKWLERLDSARSAEKPVFIITPEEAKANEASRSETKKTWVFEAKDVRDFAFAASRKFIWDAMGVNIEGRTVMAMSYYPNEGEPLWSTYSTEAIVHTLEVYGRYAFPYPYPVAISVNGPVYGMEYPMICFNGPRPEEDGTYSKATKYGLISVIIHEVGHNYYPMIVNSDERQWTWMDEGLNTFLQYLAEQEWEENYPSGRGEPAKIVPYMKGGHQRPIMTGSEEILSFGNNSYAKPATALNILRETILGRELFDFAFREYALRWRFKRPTPADFFRTMEDASGVDLDWFWRGWFYSTDHVDIAISDVRLYQIDSGDPEANAEIQRQERDKKEPSISEERNGDLPRRIELQPGLKDFYNHPDYDEHKVEESDRKAYQKFLDGLDADERALLRRKTNFYVVRFKNEGGLVMPIILRIHYADDTSEIVTIPAQIWRSNSQQVDKLFVSEKEITRLQLDPKQQTADAEESNNHWPPRLVPSRFKLFKSEKGKNEMQKALKPDVDDATDDKPKQEPKVDKEGIDNQDVDIDRKTMPPGKEKTGKEKTGKEKTGKEKSRQSEFEKAPASKVKAKPPKKSAA; encoded by the coding sequence GTGAAAAACGCTTCTCAAGCTCCGTTCACTGTGACCCGAATCGGTTGCATCTTCGCGTGTTGGTTCATCGGCAGCGGATGGGTCAACGCCCAATTTTTGTCGAATTCGAAGCATCGCGATGCTACCGATCGCTTTTTCCAAATCGAATCCTGGCTGCCCACGCCGACGAGCATCCGCACCGCATCAGGCGCTCCCGGCCCAAATTACTGGCAACAGCGTGCCGATTACGAGATCGATGTCCATTTGGATGACAAGAACCAAAGGATACGTGGCACGGCGACCATTGATTATCACAATCAATCGCCTCATTCGCTCTCCTACGTGTGGTTTCAACTCGACCAAAATATCTTCAAGCCCGATTCGGATGCGGTCACCACCTCGCCCGCTCCATCGATGCATCCGCGTGCATCGTTTGGCGTGATTCGATCGCTCTTAGCCCGCAGCGTATTTGCAGGGGGTTACAACATCAAATCGGTGACCGACGGCGAGCACAACCCGCTAGCGCATTCCATTGTCAAAACGATGATGCGTGTCGACCTGCCGGAACCTCTCGCGCCCGGTCAATCCACAAAACTAAGAATCAAATACAGCTACAACATCGTCGACAGCAAAGTCATTCGCGCTCGCAGCGGTTATGAATTCTTTGAAAAAGACGAAAACTATATTTACGAAGTGGCTCAGTGGTATCCGCGGGTAGTCGCCTATACCGACTACGCCGGTTGGCAACACAAACAGTTTCTCGGCCGCGGAGAGTTCACACTTGAGTTGGGTGATTTCGTGGTTCGGATCACGTTGCCGAGTGACATGATCGTTTCGGCGACGGGCGAGTTGCAAAACAGGGATGAAGTGCTCGATCCGAAATGGCTCGAGCGACTCGATAGCGCTCGCAGCGCCGAAAAACCTGTCTTTATCATCACACCCGAAGAGGCGAAAGCCAACGAAGCGAGTCGCTCCGAAACGAAGAAGACTTGGGTTTTCGAAGCCAAGGATGTGCGTGACTTTGCGTTCGCGGCCAGTCGCAAATTCATTTGGGATGCGATGGGCGTCAACATCGAAGGCCGCACGGTGATGGCGATGTCGTATTATCCCAACGAAGGCGAGCCGCTTTGGAGCACCTACTCGACCGAGGCGATCGTACATACGTTAGAGGTTTACGGACGCTATGCATTCCCCTATCCCTACCCCGTCGCGATCAGCGTCAATGGGCCGGTCTATGGGATGGAATATCCGATGATTTGCTTCAATGGTCCGCGGCCCGAAGAGGATGGCACCTATAGCAAAGCGACGAAGTATGGATTGATCTCGGTGATCATCCACGAGGTCGGACACAACTATTATCCGATGATTGTCAACAGCGATGAGCGACAATGGACTTGGATGGACGAAGGGCTGAACACGTTCTTGCAGTATTTGGCCGAACAAGAATGGGAAGAAAACTATCCATCGGGCCGCGGCGAGCCGGCCAAAATCGTGCCTTACATGAAGGGGGGACACCAACGCCCGATCATGACCGGCAGCGAAGAAATTCTCAGCTTTGGGAACAACTCGTACGCCAAACCCGCGACAGCGCTGAATATTTTGCGTGAAACCATTCTGGGACGCGAATTGTTTGACTTTGCGTTTCGCGAATACGCCTTGCGTTGGCGTTTCAAACGTCCCACCCCCGCCGATTTCTTTCGCACCATGGAAGATGCATCGGGGGTTGATTTGGATTGGTTTTGGCGAGGTTGGTTTTACAGCACCGATCACGTCGACATTGCAATTAGCGACGTGCGGCTTTATCAAATCGACAGCGGGGATCCGGAAGCCAACGCCGAGATTCAACGCCAAGAACGGGACAAAAAAGAACCGTCGATCAGCGAAGAACGCAATGGGGATCTTCCCCGACGAATTGAACTGCAACCGGGGCTAAAGGATTTTTACAACCATCCTGACTACGACGAACACAAAGTCGAAGAGTCCGATCGCAAAGCGTATCAAAAATTTCTCGATGGACTCGATGCAGACGAACGCGCGTTGCTGCGCCGTAAAACAAACTTCTATGTCGTCCGTTTCAAAAACGAGGGTGGCTTGGTCATGCCCATCATCCTTCGCATTCACTATGCCGACGACACCAGCGAAATCGTAACGATCCCCGCACAGATTTGGCGCAGCAACAGCCAGCAAGTCGACAAGTTGTTTGTTTCCGAAAAGGAGATCACTCGCTTGCAATTGGACCCGAAACAACAGACCGCGGACGCCGAAGAATCTAACAATCATTGGCCACCCCGGCTGGTCCCAAGTCGCTTCAAATTATTCAAGAGCGAGAAGGGCAAGAATGAAATGCAAAAGGCGCTAAAACCGGACGTCGACGACGCTACGGACGACAAGCCCAAACAAGAACCGAAAGTGGACAAAGAAGGCATCGACAACCAAGACGTCGACATCGACCGCAAGACGATGCCGCCCGGAAAGGAGAAAACCGGAAAGGAGAAAACCGGAAAGGAGAAAACCGGAAAGGAGAAGTCGAGACAAAGCGAGTTTGAGAAAGCACCTGCCAGCAAAGTGAAAGCAAAGCCCCCCAAGAAATCTGCGGCCTGA
- a CDS encoding DUF6702 family protein — translation MHYALLLFAMLHPVHETVSEVQWNGETKRFEVALRLHLLDQQWIEKRSGSSQAVEHWGVNYLERTFLIRPQTKAKSQPPGDPTGNKATIHWVGRSDEGSHVWWYFEVEPVTANQTPARYEIQQQMFFERNEAFRNRVILIGQLSKTAITLTIERPIAPLEESIDEHPSLPPENAGSVEVIGRSDFDRR, via the coding sequence ATGCACTATGCACTCCTACTTTTTGCGATGCTGCACCCGGTTCACGAAACTGTCAGCGAGGTCCAGTGGAATGGGGAGACGAAACGTTTTGAAGTGGCGCTGCGGCTTCATCTTCTGGATCAGCAATGGATTGAAAAACGCTCCGGTTCCTCGCAGGCTGTCGAACACTGGGGCGTAAATTACTTGGAAAGGACGTTTTTGATCCGCCCGCAGACGAAAGCCAAATCGCAGCCGCCTGGGGATCCCACAGGCAACAAGGCGACCATCCATTGGGTTGGACGGAGCGATGAAGGGTCCCACGTTTGGTGGTATTTTGAAGTCGAACCGGTGACAGCAAATCAGACGCCAGCGAGGTACGAAATCCAACAGCAGATGTTCTTCGAACGCAACGAAGCGTTTCGTAACCGGGTAATCTTGATTGGGCAACTGTCCAAAACCGCAATCACGCTTACAATCGAGCGACCTATCGCCCCTTTGGAAGAATCGATTGATGAGCACCCCAGTCTCCCGCCCGAAAACGCAGGCTCCGTTGAAGTTATCGGCCGAAGTGATTTCGATCGGCGATGA
- a CDS encoding WD40 repeat domain-containing serine/threonine protein kinase, whose protein sequence is MSSNELPADSDSISSLRNRAAAFREELQHSGTFSFSGAPAVNETRLNAILRWFDRQQDMTATKSLASEGLSSDIEAPQKIGRFSIRGVIGVGGFATVYRAHDEMLLREVALKSIRRTAKTMTDDEDPRLREARAAARLSHPCLVPLYEAFQDVQSVYLVSEYCEGPTLAQWLKQHPGPVDPSLVTDMVLRLADAIIHVHERGLVHRDIKPQNILLQEAATAEGKRRLTPRLTDFGLVRDLFTESADDSEGRLVGTLHYMAPEQVIDSEHSHGEACDIFSIGVLMYQMLTGFLPHRGVNGADLFNAICFDNPISPRVVSGMIPRDLAAICLKCLAKNPSGRYASASALAADLNRFQQGLAVRARPRSIAERTWRAVWRSPLESSLLATVFLLIAVGVMGLARSNRRLEEQQNSLRVALADVRKSEERAVELEHQTREQRDLAKSSERVAIQTAYLSDLRNAYASLAHHNPATALQIAASIQQYADGVIPVGVDLRLLQSKARAGWTKLKPHWGPIRDIVLLPNQNGVAVVGEEGTIRIHNLDDGTVVNEFPLRSDMHVFALAVTPDETMLAVGQQIAPDGQWLNALNQVEFIALDERPAPARLIDFPTTVESLAFSPDGNQIAIGCRYESVQVFPLGSDRTSPAAQASMIIEAVRRNHYIAFFPESQHLLILKEPNEPHIVELATGKTIRRWSMPDSLDRMARSANGRFIACMYHAENYVHLLDTESPDQWITLEHPGSVTASVTLSADGTKVVAGLRNGGIATWDLAKQGFRWRDLRSWTETNADSILPLSEPQVLHNGMVTEIVLDEHGRIVSGGADGSVALSSFYGERETPALTDKKTTFAELTPDGKTVFMACDDGEVLWVDIATMQVKSVLPSNPSTYPTVLSVSKDGRWLAVGFDNGETNLVSVRHPEVTYLIPHPEAGDKHTFIESIEFDSLSNRMLVSTFAGNAVRLFKLPPRADTSDDLPHQIECVGQHAFPISHRESILFDDGRFLLFGDYIAEFQFPQSSINLVARGLADMRSACMDRSSRRVFTSAADGRIRLHDSGGRILKTSNRWESIRNGTRWAPEIVSIAMTPDQNSVLTGGDDGSIGIWNAEDLRFVGTVIEGNGKGAISNIAFASDGKRWIYHQANDDDDASEIGLRIHSID, encoded by the coding sequence ATGAGCAGCAACGAATTGCCAGCTGATAGTGATTCGATCTCATCGCTGAGAAATCGTGCGGCGGCGTTTCGTGAGGAATTGCAGCACAGTGGGACTTTTTCGTTTTCCGGCGCCCCCGCGGTTAACGAAACGCGATTGAATGCGATCTTGCGATGGTTCGATCGTCAACAGGATATGACCGCGACGAAGTCACTCGCCTCGGAGGGATTGTCGAGCGATATTGAGGCACCCCAAAAAATTGGTCGTTTCAGCATTCGCGGCGTCATCGGTGTGGGGGGATTTGCGACCGTTTATCGCGCTCATGACGAAATGCTACTGCGTGAGGTCGCGTTAAAGTCGATTCGTCGAACGGCGAAAACGATGACCGATGATGAGGATCCTCGGTTGCGAGAGGCGCGGGCCGCAGCTCGGCTGAGCCACCCCTGTTTGGTTCCCCTTTATGAAGCGTTCCAGGATGTCCAATCGGTCTATTTGGTGTCCGAATATTGTGAAGGCCCGACGCTCGCCCAATGGCTGAAACAACACCCTGGACCGGTCGATCCCTCGCTGGTGACAGATATGGTATTGCGGTTAGCCGATGCGATCATCCATGTGCATGAACGCGGACTGGTTCATCGTGACATTAAGCCGCAAAACATTTTGCTTCAGGAAGCGGCGACTGCGGAAGGCAAACGCAGGCTGACTCCGCGATTAACGGATTTTGGGTTGGTTCGCGATCTGTTTACCGAATCCGCCGACGATTCCGAGGGGCGGCTGGTGGGAACATTGCATTACATGGCCCCAGAGCAAGTGATCGATAGTGAACACTCTCATGGCGAAGCTTGTGATATTTTTTCCATCGGTGTGTTGATGTACCAGATGCTAACGGGCTTTCTGCCGCATCGTGGCGTGAATGGTGCCGATTTGTTCAATGCCATTTGCTTCGACAATCCCATCTCGCCGCGGGTCGTCTCGGGCATGATCCCCCGAGATCTCGCAGCGATTTGCCTGAAATGCTTGGCCAAGAACCCCAGCGGCCGTTACGCATCGGCGAGTGCACTCGCCGCTGACCTCAACCGGTTCCAACAAGGGTTAGCGGTCCGTGCCCGGCCACGCTCGATCGCGGAGCGGACATGGCGTGCCGTTTGGCGATCACCCTTGGAATCCAGTTTACTGGCGACCGTTTTCCTGCTGATTGCGGTGGGCGTCATGGGGCTGGCACGCAGCAATCGCCGCTTGGAGGAACAACAGAATTCTCTACGCGTGGCGTTGGCGGACGTACGCAAGAGTGAAGAAAGAGCGGTTGAACTCGAGCACCAGACAAGAGAGCAACGCGATCTGGCGAAGTCGAGTGAGCGTGTTGCGATCCAGACCGCTTACCTTTCCGATTTGCGCAACGCCTACGCATCGCTTGCGCACCATAATCCAGCGACGGCACTTCAAATTGCTGCTTCGATCCAGCAGTACGCCGACGGGGTAATCCCCGTAGGTGTCGATTTGCGGTTGCTGCAATCGAAGGCGAGAGCGGGCTGGACAAAACTAAAACCGCATTGGGGGCCGATTCGCGACATTGTTCTTTTGCCAAACCAAAATGGCGTGGCCGTGGTCGGCGAAGAGGGGACCATTCGAATTCATAATCTGGATGACGGAACGGTCGTCAACGAATTTCCTCTGCGAAGTGACATGCATGTTTTTGCCTTAGCGGTGACGCCGGATGAAACGATGCTTGCGGTGGGCCAGCAAATCGCGCCCGATGGTCAATGGCTAAACGCCCTCAACCAGGTTGAGTTCATCGCTTTAGACGAACGACCGGCTCCCGCCCGCTTGATTGACTTTCCAACCACGGTGGAATCACTCGCCTTTTCTCCGGACGGCAACCAAATTGCGATTGGATGTCGATATGAGAGCGTCCAAGTGTTTCCTCTCGGCTCGGATCGGACGTCACCAGCGGCCCAAGCTTCGATGATAATCGAAGCGGTTCGCCGCAATCATTACATCGCATTCTTCCCCGAATCCCAGCATTTATTGATCTTGAAAGAACCCAATGAGCCTCACATCGTTGAGTTGGCAACCGGAAAAACCATTCGTCGATGGTCGATGCCTGATTCGCTAGACCGCATGGCACGCTCGGCAAACGGGCGCTTCATTGCATGCATGTACCATGCGGAGAATTACGTTCACTTGCTCGATACGGAATCGCCCGATCAATGGATCACTCTGGAGCATCCAGGCAGCGTGACGGCAAGTGTGACGCTTTCCGCGGACGGAACTAAAGTCGTCGCTGGACTTCGTAACGGCGGCATTGCGACTTGGGATCTAGCGAAACAAGGTTTCCGATGGCGTGACCTCCGATCGTGGACCGAGACGAACGCCGATTCGATCCTGCCCTTGTCCGAGCCCCAGGTGTTGCACAATGGCATGGTGACCGAAATCGTTCTGGATGAGCATGGTCGCATTGTCAGCGGGGGTGCCGACGGTTCGGTGGCTCTCAGTTCATTTTACGGCGAGCGTGAAACGCCAGCGTTAACGGACAAGAAAACGACCTTCGCGGAACTGACTCCCGATGGTAAAACCGTTTTCATGGCCTGCGACGATGGCGAAGTCTTGTGGGTGGACATCGCCACCATGCAAGTTAAAAGTGTGCTGCCCAGCAATCCAAGCACCTACCCCACGGTGCTATCGGTATCAAAAGATGGACGTTGGCTAGCGGTGGGTTTCGATAACGGTGAAACCAATTTGGTGAGTGTGCGGCACCCTGAGGTCACCTATTTGATCCCGCATCCGGAAGCCGGCGACAAACACACCTTCATTGAGAGCATTGAATTTGATTCGCTCAGCAATCGAATGCTCGTCTCGACCTTCGCCGGCAACGCGGTTCGTTTATTCAAGCTCCCTCCCCGCGCTGACACGTCCGATGATCTTCCTCATCAGATTGAATGTGTCGGACAGCATGCATTTCCGATTTCGCACCGAGAGAGCATCCTGTTCGATGACGGCCGATTTTTGTTGTTCGGCGATTACATTGCCGAATTCCAGTTTCCACAATCGAGTATCAACCTTGTCGCACGCGGCCTTGCCGATATGCGGTCCGCGTGCATGGATCGTTCAAGTCGCCGAGTCTTCACCTCCGCAGCAGACGGTCGCATTCGCTTGCACGATTCGGGTGGACGTATCCTGAAGACAAGCAATCGCTGGGAATCGATCCGGAACGGGACCCGTTGGGCACCCGAAATCGTGTCCATTGCTATGACCCCGGATCAGAACAGTGTGCTGACGGGCGGCGATGATGGCTCGATCGGTATTTGGAACGCAGAGGATCTACGTTTTGTCGGCACTGTGATCGAAGGCAATGGAAAGGGTGCGATCAGCAACATTGCGTTTGCCAGCGACGGCAAACGGTGGATCTATCACCAAGCCAACGACGACGACGATGCGTCGGAGATCGGTCTGAGGATCCATTCGATCGATTGA
- a CDS encoding competence/damage-inducible protein A, translating to MSTPVSRPKTQAPLKLSAEVISIGDEMTSGARLDTNSQWLSQRLGELGVEVRFQTTVGDMLRDNIDVFNIAIERVDLVICTGGLGPTQDDLTREALAEVSDEPLEFRQQAMDHIESLFSSRKRPMPERNRVQAMFPKSSQIIPNPQGTAPGIDLFIDRGSHARCRVFALPGVPAEMQLMFKETVSHQIAAMSGGGSVIRHHVMKFFGIGESDMEQRLGDMISRDRQPRVGITVSAATISLRITAMTESAERCTAQIAQTKTEILNRVGELYFGDGENYEQYHVIDSMLRARGESLALLELGFAAPLGDWFAALGETPAFRGGLSLAAMPNVSLEEIQSRMRSDWLLVVNAYPAIADDLVGHVPASEVEFILVAPNGKQHAHRITIGGHPDILQPRIGKTAMAWFRGVVAGLRTA from the coding sequence ATGAGCACCCCAGTCTCCCGCCCGAAAACGCAGGCTCCGTTGAAGTTATCGGCCGAAGTGATTTCGATCGGCGATGAAATGACCAGTGGGGCGAGGTTGGACACCAATTCGCAATGGCTCAGCCAACGCCTCGGCGAATTAGGGGTCGAAGTCCGTTTTCAAACGACCGTGGGCGATATGTTGCGCGACAACATTGACGTCTTCAACATCGCCATCGAACGAGTCGACCTGGTGATTTGCACCGGGGGGCTGGGGCCAACGCAAGACGACTTAACCCGCGAAGCGCTGGCCGAAGTCAGCGATGAGCCGCTGGAATTCCGCCAACAGGCGATGGACCATATTGAATCGCTGTTCAGCTCGCGAAAACGTCCGATGCCCGAGCGGAACCGCGTGCAAGCAATGTTCCCCAAATCGAGCCAAATCATCCCCAACCCGCAAGGCACCGCTCCGGGGATCGATCTATTCATCGATCGTGGCAGCCATGCGCGCTGCAGAGTGTTTGCATTGCCCGGCGTGCCTGCCGAAATGCAGTTGATGTTCAAGGAAACGGTTTCGCATCAGATTGCGGCCATGTCGGGCGGCGGCAGTGTGATTCGCCACCATGTGATGAAATTCTTTGGCATCGGCGAAAGCGACATGGAACAGCGGCTCGGAGACATGATCTCTCGTGACCGCCAACCCCGCGTCGGGATTACCGTCAGCGCCGCGACGATCTCGTTGCGAATCACGGCGATGACTGAATCGGCCGAGCGCTGCACCGCACAGATCGCTCAAACGAAAACCGAGATCCTCAATCGCGTTGGGGAATTGTACTTTGGCGATGGCGAAAACTACGAACAATATCATGTGATCGATTCCATGCTGCGAGCTCGTGGCGAGTCGTTGGCGTTGTTGGAATTGGGGTTCGCTGCACCGTTGGGGGACTGGTTCGCAGCGCTTGGCGAGACGCCGGCGTTTCGCGGTGGGTTGTCGCTCGCAGCGATGCCCAACGTTTCGCTCGAGGAAATCCAATCGCGCATGCGGTCCGATTGGTTGTTGGTCGTTAACGCTTATCCCGCGATTGCCGATGACTTGGTCGGCCATGTGCCCGCCTCGGAGGTCGAGTTCATCCTTGTCGCTCCCAATGGAAAACAGCACGCCCATAGGATCACAATCGGAGGCCACCCCGATATTCTGCAGCCCCGCATTGGAAAAACGGCTATGGCATGGTTTCGCGGTGTGGTCGCGGGCTTACGGACCGCTTAG